Proteins from a genomic interval of Desulfuromonas thiophila:
- a CDS encoding efflux RND transporter periplasmic adaptor subunit, with translation MRAEPQHHPSGFFWLLWILLALASVAQADSEVLRVTPAKRLLTLEGYSRAWQQATLAAEVSGRITEVNYEVGQTLAAAPLVAIDPTFIDLDLAQLHSDQRALRLAHAKAERLSRFLEQEYQRHLALRDSGGVARARFDDISQQRDQARLELDALAEQQQRLQIEQQRLEQQRRRHQPQGPAGWQIVERLVSPGDWVTSGSPLLRVADYCRLLVPLQVTAEERSALLQQLQTGPLAAELAGQPVRCCLYSDNPAFDPTSRKRQLTLEILAPPWPRGGDLLQLALSLDDGGLQLPLAALERAFEQPRVRRADGQWVPVRLRELRDGEALIDASDQLPAGTPLARLRD, from the coding sequence ATGCGCGCTGAGCCCCAGCACCATCCAAGCGGGTTTTTCTGGCTGTTGTGGATACTGCTGGCGCTGGCCAGCGTGGCTCAGGCCGACAGCGAGGTTTTGCGGGTAACGCCGGCCAAGCGGCTGCTGACACTGGAAGGCTACAGCCGCGCCTGGCAACAGGCCACCCTGGCGGCCGAGGTCAGCGGTCGCATCACCGAAGTCAACTACGAGGTCGGTCAGACGCTGGCGGCCGCGCCGCTGGTCGCGATCGACCCGACCTTCATCGATCTCGATCTTGCCCAACTGCACAGCGACCAACGGGCCCTGCGGCTGGCCCACGCCAAGGCCGAACGCCTGAGCCGCTTTCTGGAACAGGAATACCAGCGCCATCTGGCTCTGCGCGACAGCGGTGGCGTCGCCCGCGCCCGCTTCGACGACATCAGCCAGCAACGCGATCAGGCCCGGCTGGAACTGGACGCCCTGGCCGAGCAGCAACAACGGCTGCAGATTGAGCAGCAGCGGCTGGAACAGCAGCGGCGCCGTCATCAGCCGCAGGGGCCGGCCGGCTGGCAAATCGTCGAACGGCTGGTCAGTCCCGGCGACTGGGTCACCAGCGGCAGCCCGCTGCTGCGAGTGGCGGACTATTGCCGTCTGCTGGTGCCGCTACAGGTCACCGCCGAGGAGCGCAGCGCCCTGCTGCAGCAGCTGCAGACCGGTCCGCTGGCGGCCGAACTGGCCGGTCAGCCGGTGCGCTGTTGTCTGTACAGCGACAACCCGGCCTTCGACCCCACCAGCCGCAAACGGCAGCTGACCCTGGAGATTCTCGCGCCGCCCTGGCCGCGCGGCGGCGATCTGCTGCAACTGGCTCTGAGCCTCGACGATGGCGGCCTGCAGCTACCACTGGCGGCGCTGGAGCGCGCCTTCGAGCAGCCACGCGTGCGCCGCGCCGACGGCCAGTGGGTGCCGGTACGGCTGCGCGAATTACGTGACGGTGAGGCCCTGATTGATGCCAGCGACCAGCTGCCCGCCGGCACGCCGCTGGCCAGGCTGCGGGACTAG
- a CDS encoding EVE domain-containing protein, with amino-acid sequence MNYWLLKTEPSCFGLADLQQRPDQREPWDGVRNYQARNLLRDAMHVGDQAFLYHSSCKVPAVVAIVAIVRAGYPDPTAFDPQSRHFDPASDPAAPRWYQVDIQLLRPLRRPISLTELRQRPELDGLELLRRGSRLSVQPVAERHWHAIMALEDAGNAR; translated from the coding sequence ATGAACTACTGGCTGCTCAAGACCGAACCCTCCTGTTTCGGCCTGGCCGATCTGCAGCAACGGCCGGACCAGCGCGAGCCCTGGGACGGCGTGCGCAACTATCAGGCCCGCAACCTGCTGCGCGATGCCATGCACGTTGGCGACCAGGCCTTTCTCTACCATTCCAGCTGCAAGGTGCCGGCTGTGGTGGCCATCGTCGCAATCGTCCGCGCCGGCTACCCGGATCCAACCGCCTTCGATCCGCAATCGCGCCACTTCGACCCGGCCAGCGATCCGGCCGCGCCCCGCTGGTATCAGGTGGACATCCAGCTGCTACGGCCCCTGCGGCGGCCAATTTCCCTGACCGAACTGCGGCAGCGGCCGGAACTCGACGGTCTCGAGCTGCTGCGCCGCGGCAGCCGTCTGTCGGTACAACCGGTGGCCGAGCGCCACTGGCATGCCATCATGGCGCTGGAGGACGCCGGCAATGCGCGCTGA
- a CDS encoding SlyX family protein, translating into MTEDPLIALQTQVAFQEHQLQQLGEQLSAQQQQLYHLEQLCRQLACRLSQAVGASALAAQGAGDEQEKPPHY; encoded by the coding sequence ATGACAGAAGATCCCTTGATCGCGCTGCAGACCCAGGTAGCGTTTCAGGAACACCAGCTGCAGCAGCTTGGCGAGCAGCTCAGTGCTCAGCAACAGCAGCTGTATCATCTGGAGCAGCTGTGCCGGCAACTGGCCTGTCGCCTGAGTCAGGCGGTTGGCGCCAGTGCGCTGGCGGCGCAAGGAGCAGGCGATGAGCAGGAAAAACCACCCCATTACTGA
- a CDS encoding patatin-like phospholipase family protein, with translation MSRKNHPITEEAGAGERPLPRRRRSSTRQPRIALALGSGSARGWSHIGVIQALAQLGVEPQIVCGTSIGSVVAAAWAVDRLPALEDWVRGLSRLDVAGFFELNLSLNGFIDMERLQAFLGQTLGTEDLQIEDLPRQFACVATDLESGREIWFSRGALLKAVQASIALPGLFPPLAHDNRWLVDGGLVNPVPISLCRALGADLVIAVNLNGDIVGKHFSQRTFAAEIVPEDEAPQPVGLAEDEEGLRGLAAQVRHTLRAYSSSLFNGASLFGQQRGKPRIPNIFETLAGSVNITQDRITRSRMAGDPPDLLVAPRLAQIGLLEFHRADEAIAEGRACIERVRPLIEDMLG, from the coding sequence ATGAGCAGGAAAAACCACCCCATTACTGAAGAGGCCGGTGCCGGCGAGCGGCCATTGCCGCGCCGGCGCCGGTCCAGTACCCGGCAGCCGCGGATCGCTTTGGCGTTGGGCAGCGGTTCGGCGCGCGGCTGGAGTCACATCGGCGTGATCCAGGCCCTGGCGCAGCTGGGGGTTGAGCCGCAGATTGTCTGTGGCACCTCCATTGGCAGTGTGGTGGCGGCGGCCTGGGCGGTCGATCGTCTGCCGGCGCTGGAAGACTGGGTGCGTGGCCTGTCGCGCTTGGATGTGGCGGGTTTTTTCGAACTGAATCTGTCGCTGAACGGCTTTATCGACATGGAACGGCTGCAGGCGTTTCTGGGCCAGACCCTGGGGACGGAGGATCTGCAGATCGAGGATTTGCCGCGCCAGTTCGCCTGCGTTGCGACGGATCTGGAAAGCGGCCGCGAAATCTGGTTCAGCCGGGGAGCGCTGCTCAAGGCGGTGCAGGCTTCCATCGCTCTGCCGGGGTTGTTCCCACCGCTGGCCCATGACAATCGCTGGCTGGTCGATGGTGGTCTGGTCAACCCGGTGCCCATCTCGCTGTGCCGGGCGCTGGGGGCCGATCTGGTTATCGCCGTCAATCTCAACGGCGATATCGTTGGCAAGCATTTCTCCCAGCGGACCTTCGCTGCCGAGATTGTTCCCGAGGACGAGGCGCCTCAACCCGTCGGGTTGGCGGAGGACGAAGAGGGCCTGCGCGGTCTGGCGGCCCAGGTCCGCCATACCCTGCGGGCCTACTCCAGCAGCCTGTTCAATGGTGCCAGCCTGTTCGGCCAGCAGCGCGGCAAACCCCGCATTCCCAACATCTTCGAAACCCTGGCCGGTTCGGTCAACATCACCCAGGACCGTATCACCCGCAGCCGCATGGCCGGCGATCCGCCCGATCTGCTGGTGGCGCCGCGGCTGGCGCAGATCGGCCTGCTCGAATTCCACCGCGCCGACGAGGCCATTGCCGAAGGGCGGGCCTGCATCGAGCGGGTGCGGCCGCTGATTGAGGATATGCTGGGCTAG
- a CDS encoding YihY/virulence factor BrkB family protein, which translates to MAEPLRQRLARLWRGNLAETLRQGPLPLRLLLGSYLLFQRHNGREKAAALTFNSLLALVPFLAIMFALLKGLGVHNSLEPLILRHLTGGSQEVALWLIDYINNTNVARLGAVGLAALALTVLFLLTTIEKAFNALWQVSAPRSLLRRFADYFSVLSFGPLFLLAALSMSNSVRNQQVVQWLLQRPGLGEVLVLLFEVLPFVAIALAFAFLYLFMPNTRVPLPAALLGGACAGSLWLLSQWLYVTFQFGVSRYNAIYGTMAALPVFMVWLYLSWTITLIGVALSRVWQQRQRLDRLLGAAAVPVVASPAAAVQLNLLLPLHRRFTLGQPPWTREQLVQHSEQPEDAALAALLWLERQGLIGQLETGDEGRIVPLVAARQVLLAPLLESAPPTCGDAAVQELLQRWYGHSGQLLGDLCLADLLERGGDLLPPSLSLPATADQWPVVPPGRPVAATDAARRSGVRAD; encoded by the coding sequence ATGGCTGAACCCCTCCGCCAGCGTCTGGCACGGCTCTGGCGTGGCAACCTCGCCGAGACCCTGCGGCAGGGACCGTTGCCGCTGCGTCTGCTGCTGGGCAGTTATCTATTGTTTCAGCGGCACAACGGCCGCGAAAAGGCCGCGGCCCTCACCTTCAACAGCCTGCTGGCGCTGGTCCCCTTTCTGGCCATCATGTTTGCCCTGCTCAAGGGCCTGGGGGTACACAACAGCCTGGAACCGCTGATTTTGCGCCATCTGACCGGTGGCTCGCAGGAGGTGGCTCTGTGGTTGATCGATTACATCAACAACACCAATGTCGCCCGCCTTGGTGCGGTCGGTCTGGCGGCTCTCGCCCTGACGGTGCTGTTTCTGCTGACCACCATTGAAAAGGCTTTCAACGCCCTGTGGCAGGTATCGGCGCCGCGTTCCCTGTTGCGCCGCTTTGCCGACTACTTCTCCGTGCTCAGTTTCGGTCCGCTGTTTCTGCTGGCGGCCCTGTCGATGAGCAATTCGGTGCGCAACCAGCAGGTGGTGCAATGGCTGCTGCAGCGCCCCGGTCTGGGGGAAGTGCTGGTGCTGCTGTTCGAGGTGCTGCCCTTTGTCGCTATCGCCCTGGCCTTCGCCTTCCTGTATCTGTTCATGCCCAATACGCGGGTGCCGCTGCCGGCGGCCCTGCTTGGTGGCGCCTGTGCTGGCAGTCTGTGGCTGCTGAGCCAGTGGCTGTATGTCACCTTTCAGTTCGGCGTGTCGCGCTACAACGCCATTTACGGCACCATGGCAGCCCTGCCGGTGTTCATGGTCTGGCTCTATCTGAGTTGGACCATTACCCTGATCGGTGTGGCTCTGAGCCGGGTGTGGCAGCAGCGCCAGCGGCTTGATCGCTTGCTGGGGGCAGCCGCGGTGCCGGTGGTGGCGTCACCGGCCGCAGCGGTGCAGCTCAATCTGTTGCTGCCGCTGCATCGCCGTTTTACCCTGGGCCAGCCGCCCTGGACGCGCGAGCAGCTGGTGCAGCACAGTGAACAGCCCGAGGATGCGGCGCTGGCGGCATTGCTGTGGCTGGAGCGGCAGGGGCTGATCGGCCAGCTGGAGACCGGCGACGAGGGGCGGATTGTGCCGCTGGTGGCGGCGCGGCAGGTGCTGTTGGCGCCATTACTGGAGAGCGCGCCGCCGACCTGTGGCGATGCTGCGGTACAGGAACTGTTGCAGCGCTGGTACGGTCACAGTGGTCAGCTGCTGGGCGATCTCTGTCTGGCGGATCTGCTGGAGCGGGGCGGCGACCTGTTGCCGCCGAGCCTCAGCCTGCCGGCAACAGCTGATCAATGGCCTGTAGTGCCGCCAGGGCGCCCAGTGGCAGCGACAGATGCGGCGCGGCGATCTGGGGTTCGCGCGGATTGA
- a CDS encoding SIR2 family NAD-dependent protein deacylase produces MESHSALQPLLHQAAEALQQAQCLIITAGAGMGVDSGLPDFRGDQGFWTAYPMYQRLGINFYSAANPVHFSRDPAFGWGFYGHRTNLYRATRPHAGFSLLHQWARRFALPCFVVTSNVDGQFQQAGFSEDKLLEIHGSIHHLQCSRPCSQAIWPNREIFAIDETSMRCHQVPHCPQCGAVVRPNILMFNDFCWIDERSAAQERAFDHFLSQQRQHRHRRLIIELGAGTAVPSIRRLSLQLAEQADDRVVRINPREPQIAAPHLSLPLGALAALQAIDQLLPAG; encoded by the coding sequence ATGGAATCGCACTCTGCCCTGCAACCGCTGTTGCATCAGGCCGCCGAGGCCCTGCAGCAGGCCCAGTGTCTGATCATTACCGCCGGCGCCGGCATGGGCGTCGATTCCGGCCTGCCCGATTTCCGCGGCGATCAGGGCTTCTGGACCGCCTACCCCATGTACCAGCGCCTCGGCATCAATTTCTACAGCGCCGCCAATCCGGTGCACTTCAGCCGTGACCCCGCCTTTGGCTGGGGCTTCTACGGCCACCGGACCAACCTTTACCGCGCCACCCGCCCTCACGCCGGATTTTCCCTGCTGCACCAATGGGCCAGACGCTTCGCCCTGCCCTGCTTTGTTGTCACCTCCAACGTCGACGGTCAGTTCCAGCAGGCCGGCTTCAGCGAAGACAAGCTGCTGGAGATTCACGGTTCCATTCACCATCTGCAGTGCAGCCGACCCTGTTCACAGGCCATCTGGCCCAACCGCGAGATCTTCGCTATCGACGAGACCAGCATGCGCTGTCACCAGGTGCCCCATTGCCCGCAGTGTGGCGCGGTGGTGCGACCCAACATTCTGATGTTCAATGATTTCTGCTGGATCGATGAGCGGTCGGCGGCGCAGGAGCGGGCCTTCGACCACTTTTTGAGCCAGCAGCGCCAGCACCGCCACCGCCGCCTGATCATCGAACTGGGCGCCGGTACCGCCGTGCCGAGCATCCGCCGGCTGAGTCTGCAGCTGGCCGAGCAAGCGGATGACCGGGTGGTGCGCATCAATCCGCGCGAACCCCAGATCGCCGCGCCGCATCTGTCGCTGCCACTGGGCGCCCTGGCGGCACTACAGGCCATTGATCAGCTGTTGCCGGCAGGCTGA
- the ybaK gene encoding Cys-tRNA(Pro) deacylase, which yields MAKDKYPVTPAIRLLKQQGVAFEPHLYPYEERGGTRVSAAALGVEEHAVIKTLVMEDDLKQPLIILMHGDREVSTRELARQTGRKSISPCKPEVADRHSGYQVGGTSPFATRKVLPVYVEQSILQLPRIYINGGKRGFLVSLAPAELVRLLQPTPVQVAQAP from the coding sequence ATGGCCAAGGACAAATATCCGGTCACACCGGCCATCCGCCTGCTGAAACAGCAGGGCGTGGCCTTCGAACCCCATCTGTATCCCTATGAGGAACGCGGCGGCACGCGGGTGTCGGCGGCAGCGTTGGGGGTGGAGGAACATGCCGTCATCAAAACACTGGTGATGGAGGATGACCTCAAGCAGCCGCTGATCATCCTGATGCACGGTGATCGTGAGGTATCGACCCGCGAACTGGCCCGCCAGACCGGCCGCAAGAGCATCAGCCCCTGCAAACCCGAAGTGGCCGACCGCCACAGCGGCTATCAGGTGGGCGGCACCTCGCCCTTTGCCACCCGCAAGGTACTGCCGGTGTATGTGGAACAGAGCATCCTGCAATTGCCCCGCATCTACATCAACGGCGGCAAGCGCGGTTTTCTCGTCAGTCTGGCCCCCGCCGAGCTGGTCCGCCTGCTACAGCCCACCCCGGTGCAGGTCGCGCAGGCACCCTGA